The sequence CGAACTGGCTGCGGACGGCGTGCACGAGTTCTTCTTCGTGCTCGGCGCACCGCGGATGCAGGGCAGTGTGCAGGCAATCATCAATCCGGTGGCGATCCGGTAAGGAGACAGGCGAATGAGGTGTCTGGCAATTGCAGCGGTGAGCTTGTCTCTGGCCGCCTGTGCGGAGCAGCCTGACGAGGCGGCTGCGGAAGCAACCGAAGTGCCGGCCGAAGAGGCTGGCGTCGTGATCGGGCCGGGCCTCTACGCCGTGGGCGACGAGACGACCGAGTATGGTCGCACCCGGCTCAACGCCGACGGCACCTATGTCGATCTCGATGGCGATACGCCGGTCGGCGGCGGCACCTGGCGCACCGATGGCGAAACCATGTGCTTCGATCCGGAAGGTGACGGTGAGGACCAGCAGGAACGCTGCTGGACCAACGGTCCGGCCGATGCTGACGGCGGTTTCCTCTCCACCCGCACCGACGGCAGCCAGTCCTATCGCGTCACGCCCATCGAAGGCTAGCGGTTGGCGCCTGCCGTAGGCGGGTGCTGGCAATGAACCTGCGAAAACCTTGTTTTCACCCTTTGCCGCCAGGCTGGCCGCTTCCATTGGGGAGTGCAAGATGAGCGGCTTTGGTCGCAAGAGGATTGGCAGGAGCGGAAACCAGCGCGCGTGCGAGCGGGCCGACGTCGCCTTGCCGGCAAACCTGCACACTTCCGTCCACCGCCACCCGGTCGACCTCACCGATGTCTCGGCCACCGGTGCGCAGGTCATATCCGAGAGAGTGCCGGCCCTTGGCAGTTTCGTGCAGTTGCAGGTTCGCGGCTCGACTGTCTTTGGCACGGTCGCCTGGGCTCGCCAGGGTTCTTGCGGCATCGAATTCGACAAGGCGCTGGACCCGGCGACCGTCGAGATGTTCCGCACGGCCGACAGGAAGGCAGCCCGACTCGGACTCAGCCCGGACGACTTGCGCGCCTTGGATCACTGGGGCGGCAATTTGGCGGATTAGACGCCGACCAGTCCGCTGGCCACGGCTAGGCCAAGGAAGGCCAGGAAGCCCATTGAATCGGTGATCATCGTCACGAATACGCTGGAAGCAACGGCGGGGTCCTGGTCCAGCCGTTCGAAGGCCACTGGCACCAGCACGCCGGCCATGCCCGAGACGATGATGTTGATCACCATGGCCGCCGCGATCACCGCGCCCAGTTGCCAGGTGAAGATGGCCGCCGTGGCGAGGCCGATCAGCACGGCGATGGTCGCACCGTTCATCAGCGCTACCTTCAGTTCGCGCAGCACCAGCCGCCTGGTGTTGGACCGGGTCAGCTGGTTCATGGCGATGGCGCGCACGGTCACGGCCATGGTCTGCGTGCCCGCATTGCCGCCGATGCTGGCGACGATCGGCATCAGCACGGCCAGCGCCACCAGCTTCTCGATCGCGGCGCCGAAGAAGGCGATGATCGTGCTCGCCACCACGGCCGTGCCGAGGTTGGCGACCAGCCAGCGCACGCGGCTGGAATAGGCATCGCGCAGCGGCTCGTTGATGTCGCCTTCACCAGCACCGCTCATCAGCAGGGCGTCCTCGCCCGCCTCTTCGGAGATGATGTGAACGATGTCGTCGACCGTCAGCTGGCCCACCAGCCGCCCGCTCTCGTCCACCACGGCGGCGGAGATCAGCGCGTATTTCTGGAACCGCAGCGCCACCTCTTCCTGATCCATGTCGACCGGGATCAGCGTCTGGTCGCGCTTCATCACGTCGGTCAGCGCCACGTCGCGCGGGGTACGCAGGATCCACGATAGCTGGCAGGTGCCGACCGGGTGGAAGCGGTGGTCGACCACGAAGACTTCCCAGAACTCGGTGGTCAGCTGGTCCTCGCGGCGCAGGTAGTCGATCAGGTCGCCCACCGTCATGCTTTCGGGCACGGCCACCAGCTCGCGCTGCATCAGGCGGCCGGCAGTCTCTTCCGGATAGGCCAGCGCGGTCTCGATGACGGCGCGGTCTTCCGCCTCCACCTCGGCCAGGATGGCCCGCTGGTCCGGCTCGTCGAGGTCCTCGATCAGCTGGACGGCGTCGTCGGTATCCAGCTGGCCGACGATCTCGGCCACGGCCTCGGGCGGCAGCGCCTCGACCATGTCCTCGCGCACATAGTCGTTCAGCTCGGCCACCACCTCGCTGCTCATCAGGTCGGTAATGGCGGCAGCCAGGTCGGCGCGCTCGCGCCGGTCGAGCAGCTCGAACAGGTCGGCGATGTCGGCGGGGTGCAGCGGTTCGACCAGGTCGTAGACGCTGTCCTCGATCTCGTCATACAGCGCGTCGCGCACCTGTTCGACGAATTCGGGCTTCAGCCGGTTCTCCTCGTCGAACTGCTCGCCCTCACCCTGCAGGGGTGCCGCGGCGTCGCGTTCGTGGAGATCGGTATCGGCCATCACTCGCGGGTCTATGCAGATGCGTGGCAAAAGCAAGGCAGCGGGTGACTTATGCCCCCCGATCCTCTAACCCGCAGCCAAACTTCCAAGGAGACTATTCAATGGCTGACGAGAAACTGACCTTCACCCTCGATTGCGGTGACGGCAAGGGTGGCGATGTCGTGATCAAGCTGCGCGACGACCTGGCCCCCAACCACGTGGCCCGCATCACCGAGCTGGCGAAGGAAGGCTTCTACGATGGCGTGGTGTTCCACCGCGTGATCCCCGGCTTCATGGCGCAGGGTGGCGACCCCACCGGCACCGGCATGAGCGGTTCGGACAAGCCCGACCTGAAGCAGGAATTCAGCAACGAACCGCACGTGCGCGGCGTCTGCTCCATGGCCCGCACCATGGACCCGAACAGCGCCAACTCGCAGTTTTTCATCTGCTTCGACGACGCGCGTTTCCTCGACAACCAGTACACCGTCTGGGGCGAGGTCGAGAGCGGCATGGAGCATATCGACGCACTGCCCACCGGCGAGCCGCCGCGCGAGCCGGGCAAGATCGTCAAGGCGACCGTCGCCTGAGGCGATTGCCAACCGCATACGAAAAGGGGGCCATGCGGCCCCCTTTTTTTGTGCCGGTGCGGCGGGATTACTCTCCTTGCGGCGTCACGTCGCGGCTGCGGATCAGCCACTGGCCGTCCTGCTTCACCACCACGTCGCGGCCGCGGCCCTGCGCCAAAAGCTGCGGCGTTTCCGCGCCCGGCGAGCCGCCGGTGACCGTCTGCCAGTAATAGTTCACCACCGCCACGCTGGGCGAGAGGAAGGAAATATTCTGGTTCGACATGACGTGGTAGAGCGTCGGCGAGTCCTCGTTACGGTTGGCACCGAGGTCCACCACCATCTGCCGCAGGTTGTCGCGGCCCTGCGTGCCGAGGAACGAGCCGTCCTCCGTGAACACGGCGGCATAGGCATCGGGATTCCAGCTATCGATGGCGCGGACATAGCGCCACATCAGGTCCTCGATCAGCGCGCGGTCCTGCGCCTGCTGCAGCACCTGGTTGACGTCGAGCGCAGCCGGCGGGCCGCCGGTGGGCAAAGTGGCCGGGTCCCAGTGCTCGTCGGCCTTGCCGTCGACGAAGCGCCAGGTGTCGAACCAGGTCGTGGTGTAGGTCTGCGTCGGATCGTCGGCATAGGGGACGATCCGGCGGGTGAGGATGGTCACGTAGTCGTCTTCCGCCATCACCGCGACCACGCCGTTCGGATCGTCTGCCGACAGCGCCGGGCAGGGATCGAGCGGCTGCACGTTGGCGATCTGGGTGAAGTAGTAGATCACCCCTTCCAGCCCCGATGCGGCGACCGGGTTGTGCTGGATGTAGCGGTCGGTCAGCCAGTTGCCGGCGTCCGCCCAGTGGCCGCACTTGAGCAGGTCGCGCTGGATGCGCAGCGCCGCCTGCTTGTTGCGGTGGAGTACCGGGTCGTCGCTGGTAAACAGGCTTTCCGGGTCCGGATGCGGCACCACCGGATCGCTGAGCGCGCGCATCTGCGCGGCAGCGGGCGTGGCGGTTGCGGCAAGTGCCGTGGCGGCAAGCAGGCTGGTCCAGAGTTTCATCAGGCAATCCCTCTCATTGACTTTGCCCGACTTTGCCCGATTTCGGCCGGCCTTGCTAGGGGGTGTCGCTACAAGCCTGCGTTGACCAGCCAATCGTGGAAAATTCGCACCGGTCGCGCCTCCAGGTCTGCTGGACGACAGATGAACCAGTAGGAATAGGGGCTTTCCACCTTCACGTCGTAGAGCTTGGCGAGGCGGGGATCCTTGTTCCGCGCCAGGTGGTCGTCATGCATCATGGCGATGCCCATGCCCTGCGCCGCCGCTTCCAGGATCAGCTGGCCGGAATCGTAGTGATCGATGGCGGCCGGTTGCAGGTTGCGGATGCCCAGCGCTTCCTTCCAGGCATCGAAGCTGCCCGGCATGTCGGTGTGCAGCAGGAAGGTCTGCTTCTCCAGCTTGGCGATGTCGGGCGTGTCGCCCAGTTCCTCTGCCAGCTGGGTATTGGCGATGGCGTGGACCGTGTTCTGGTCCAGCTGCACCGAATAGAGGCTGGGATCGGGCTTCGCGGTCAGCGTGATGGCGGCGTCCAGCGTGTCGCCGACGCGGTCGATCAGGTGCGGTCCGGTGTCGATGTCGAGGTGCAGGCGCGGGTGCGAAGCGCGCAGTTCGCCAAGGCGCGGGAACAGCCGCTGGGTGCCGAACAGCGGCATGACGCCAAGGCGCAGGCGCAGCAGTTGCAGGTTCTCCGACTGCGACTCCACGGCGGCGGCCAGCGATTCGAGATGCGGCGCGACGGCATCGTAGAACTGCCGTCCCTCGTCGGTCAGCTTCATCGTCTGGCCCGAGCGCGAGAACAGCTTGCGTCCGGTGAAAGTCTCGAGATTGCTGATCCGGCGAGACAGCGCCGAGGGGCTCAGCCCCAGCTCATGCGCGGCTGCGCGCGCCGAGCCCAGGCGGACGACGCGGATGAAGGCTTCGAGCGCACGTAGGGGCGGTAGACGACGCATGGCGGCAATGTCGGTGCGAAATTCCCTGCTGTCGAGGGCAAATCGCCAAGGAGGCAGAGGTTTTTTGCCGCACTGCACAAGAAAATTGTGCGACGCGAAGCAAATATGACCGCTCCGTGACCTAACCTTCGGCTACTTGCTCGTTCTCGGCGGGCTTGTGCAGCCGCAGGCGGGTGACGTGGGTTTCGTCGCCCTCGGTCACTTCGATCTGCCAGCCGCTGGGGTGAGTCAGCACGGTGCCGGGTTGCGGCACTTCCTCGGCCAGCACGAAGGCGAGGCCGCCCAGCGTGTCGACTGCCTCTTCCACTTCGGCCAGCTGCGGATCGCCCACCACCTTGGCCACGTCGTCCAGCTCGGCACGGGCATCGGCATCCCACACGCCCTCGTCGACGGCGACGACCTGTTCTTCCGGAGTCTCGTCGTGCTCGTCCTCGATCTCGCCGACGATTTCCTCGACCAGGTCCTCGATGGTGATGATGCCGTCGGTACCGGAGAATTCGTCCACCACGATGGCCAGGTGCACCCGGCGGGCGCGCATGTCGGCCAGCACGTCCAGCGCGCCGCGCGCCTGCGGCACGTAGAGCGGCTGGCGCATCAGCGTGGTCCAGTCGCGCGGGGCTTCCCTGCCGGCGGCGAGATAGGCGAACACATCCTTGATGTGCATCATGCCGATCACGTTATCCAGCTGGTCGCGGTAGACCGGCATGCGCGAGTGGCCGTGCTCGGCGAACAGCGCCACCAGCTCGTCCCAGCTGGCATCGGCCGGCACCGCCACGATCTCGCTGCGCGGGATCGCCACGTCGTCGGCATCGTGCTCGCTGAAATGCAGCAGGTTGCGCAGCATGGTGAGTTCGGTGGCGGAGAGATCGCCCGAACCAAGCTCGCTGGCGCTGCCATTGCCGGCCTCGCCCTCGTGCTCGTCGATCGCCTCTTCCAGCTGCGCGCGCAGGGAGGTGTCGCCCGGCTCATCGAACAGGCGGCGAATGGCATTCCACAATCCGCCGCCGTGAGTACTTTCCGCCTCTCCCTGTTGGGAGTCTTCCGGTCTATCTGTGTCGGGCATCGCCCTGTCGCTGTCCCCTATGGTGCGTTATCTGGCGTATATGGGTTGCCGATGCCCAAAAGTGCAAGCGCCTTCACTTCCAGCGCTTCCATTTCTTCCGCATCTTGCTCGGAAATCTCGTGATCGTGGCCGGCCAGGTGCAGCAGGCCGTGCACGATCAGGTGGCTGGCGTGGTGGTCCAGCGGCACGCCCTTTTCCGCCGCCTCACGGGCGCAGGTCTCGTAGGCGAGGGCGATATCGCCCAGCATTTCCGGCGGGCCGTCCGGGTCGAGATGGACCAGGTCCTCGCGCTCCAGCATGGGGAAGCTGAGCACGTTGGTGGGCTTGTCGCGCTGGCGCCATTCGCGGTTGAGTTCATGGATGCGCGCATCGCTGGTGAACAGCAGGCTGGTGACCAGACGCGGCTGGTCCAATTCCTCGGCCACCTGCGCCAGCGCCTCTGCCGCGCGGGCCGCCAGCGCTTCCCACTCGCCGTCAGGCCAGTCTTCGATGTCGATTTCCAGTTCCATCGCGCTCAGTCGGCGTGGCCGAGTCCTTCGGCGGGGCCTTCGTAAGCCTCGACGATGCGGCCCACGATCGGGTGGCGCACCACGTCGGCGGCGGTGAAGCGGGTGACGCCGATGCCTTCCAGCCCCTCGACGCGCTGCACCGCGTCGGCAAGGCCGCTCATGTGGGCGCCGCCGGGAATGTCCACCTGCTTGGGATCGCCGCACACCACCATGCGGCTGTTCTGGCCGAAGCGGGTGAGGAACATCTTCATCTGCTCGCGCGTGGTGTTCTGCGCCTCGTCGAGGATGACGAAGGCATCGGACAGCGTGCGCCCGCGCATGAAGGCGATGGGCGCAATCTCGATCTCGCCGCTGGCGATGCGGCGGTCCACCTGTTCGGGCGGCATGCAGTCGTACAGCGCGTCGTAGAGTGGGCGCAGGTAGGGATCGACCTTTTCCTTCATGTCGCCGGGCAAGAAGCCCAGTCGCTCGCCCGCCTCGACTGCCGGACGCGACAGGATCAGGCGCTGCACACTGCCGGTGATCAGCTGGCTGACCGCCTGGGCCACGGCGAGGTAGGTCTTGCCCGTGCCCGCCGGGCCGAGCGCGAAGATCAGGTCGCGACTGGCCAGCTGGCGCATGTAGTCGCCCTGCGTGGCGCTGCGCGGGGTGATGGTCTTCTTGCGGGTGCGAATCATGATCGGCGGCACCTTGGCGTCGCCGGTGATGATGCCGTCCAGCGTCGGCTCGTTGGACATGGCAATCAGCGCCTCGATGGCGCCGGCGTCCATCTCTTCGCCGGTCAGCAGCTTTTCGTGCAGCTTCAGCAGCACGTCGCGGGCGCGGGCGACATCGTCCTCCGCCCCTTCGATGGAAACCTTGTCTCCGCGCGCGGCGATATAGACGCCGAGACGGTTCTCTATCTGGACGAGGTTGGCGTCGAATTCGCCGAACAGCGCGCCGAGCACGGCCTGGTCGTCAAACGTGACTTCGATCCGGGCGCGGCGGGAAGCGTCTCGGCGCTCTTCCGGATGGGCGATCGTGGCAGCATGATTGCCGCCATCGCGGGTTGCTTTGCGAGCCATCTGTTCCTTTCGAACTCTGCAGGGAAGATAGGCTGCGCACGGCGTTAGGCAAGCCGGGCACTGCAATTGCGCGGTGGAAAGTAGCACCACCGTCATAATTGCGGTATGTGCAAGCCCATGAAAACGCGCCTTCTTGCTTCGCTTGCGGCGTTTGCTGCCGTTGTCGTCACCCCGGCCACCGCCGCCGCGCAGGAAGCGCGTGACATCGTGGTGGAAGGCGAGGCGCCCGAAGAACCGGCCACGGTGCGCGAAGCGGTGCAGACCATGGCGCGCGAACATGGCCGCGACGTTCCTTCAACCCGCTTCTTCGACGAATTGTGCGTTTCGGTCAGCGGGCTGAACGCGGCGGGCAATGCCTATGTCGCGCAGCGCATCTTGGAGAACGCGGCGCAGGCTGGGCTGGACGGCTCGGCCGACTGTTCGCGCGCGAACGCGCTGGTGCTGGTCTGGCACGATCCGGCAGGACTGGTGGAGCGGATCAAGGACGAGCAGCCCTGGCTGCTGCCCGAACAGCAGCGCAACGATGTCGACCGCGCCATCTACCGGGGCGAGCAGGTGCTCGTCTGGCACAACGAGGAAACCTACAACGCCGGAGGCCGTCCGATCGGTTTCCAGCAGAATGTCGCCGGCGGCACGCAGGGCGTGCACAATGCGCTGAGCGTGGAGACGCGGGTCAACAACAACGGCTGGCCGCGCCGGGTCGACCTGGAATTCAGCCGCGCCGTGATCAGCGCGGTCATCATCGTCGATGCCGATGTCGTGCCCGGCATGGAGATCGACCGGCTGGCCGACTACGCCACTATGCGGCTGATGGCGCCCGACCTCGTGCCGCTGGACGAGCCTGGCTCGCCTTCCAGCGTCACCTCGCCATTTCCTGTCGCGGGCGGTCCGGATGCGATGACGCGCTTCGACCGCGCCTATCTCGAAGCCCTGTACGACCTTGCTCCCAATGCGCCCGCCATCCGTCTGGCCGGAGCCGTGGCGCGTGCCTATGAAGGCGAGGAATAGGCCCTAGGCCGAAACGCTTTCGAGCACGCGCCCCTTCAGCGAGTTGGGACCGGCCTCGGCCAGCTCCACGCGTACCAGGTCACCGATCTGTGCGTCGCCTTCGAAGAATACCGATTGCAGCCACGGTGACTTGCCGAGCCACTGGCCGGGGTACTTGCCCTTGCGCTCGACCAGCACCTCGCAGGTCTTGCCGACGCTCGCCTCGTTGAAGGCCAGCTGGTCGCGGTTGAGCGCGGCCTGCAGGCGCTGCAGGCGCTCGTCCATCACTTCCTTGGCGATCTGGTCGTCCATCGACGCAGCCGGAGTGCCGGGACGGGGCGAGTACTTGAAGCTGAAGGCCTGCGCGTAACGCACGGCATCGACGATCTGCAGCGTTTCCTCGAACTCGGCATCGGTTTCGCCGGGGAAGCCGACGATAAAGTCGCCGGACAGGGCGATGTCGGGGCGTACTTCGCGGAAGCGGTCGAGCAGCTTGAGGTAGCTGTCCGCCGTGTGGCTGCGGTTCATCGCCTTCAGCACCCGGTCGGAGCCGCTCTGCACCGGCAGGTGCAGATAGGGCATCAGCTTGTCGATCTCGCCATGGGCCGCGATCAGCCCGTCGGTCATGTCGTTGGGATGGCTGGTGGTGTAGCGGATACGCTTGAGGTCCGGCAGCCTGGCCAGCTCCTTCACCAGCCCGTCGAGCCCTACGGCGCGGCCCTTGGCGTCCTCGCCGCTCCAGGCATTCACGTTCTGGCCCAGCAGCGTGATTTCGCGCGCGCCGGCATCGACCAGCCGCGCAGCTTCGTCGACCAGTTCGCCGAACGGGCGGGAGATTTCCGCACCGCGGGTGTAGGGTACCACGCAATAGGTGCAGAACTTGTCGCACCCTTCCTGCACCGTCAGGAACGCCGTCGGCGCCACCTTGCGGCGCTTGGGCAGGGCGGCGAACTTGGCGTCCTCCGGCATGTCGGTGTCGGTGGAGCGTTCACCCTTCACCGCGCGGTCGAGCATGTCGGGCAGGCGGTGATAGGCCTGCGGGCCGACCACCATGCCCACCGCCGGGGCGCGCGCCATGATTTCCTCGCCCTCGGCCTGCGCCACGCAGCCCGCCACCGCGATCAGCGGCTTGGAGCCGTCGGCCTTCCTCAGCCGGCCGATATCGGAATAGACCTTCTCGGTCGCCTTCTCGCGGATGTGGCAGGTGTTGAGCACCACCAGGTCCGCCTCCTCACCATCGGCGGCAGGCTTGATGCCCTTGGCATCGAGCAGTTCGGCCATGCGCTCGCCGTCATAGACGTTCATCTGGCAGCCGAAGCTCTTAACCCGGTAGGTCTTGGGGGTGTCACTCGGTTTCATGGAGGCGCGCCCCTACAGCATTCGCGGCGCGGGGTGAAGCCTTCGCCTAGGTCGGCGGATCATCGGGCTGCTGCTTGGGCGTGTAGCGGACCGGTTTCACGTCGAGACCGTAGTCGCGCAGCGGCTTGCCGAGGCATTCGCCCAGCTTTTCCTCGATCTCGGCGCGGGCCTTGGCGGAGATTTCCTTGCGATTGCCGTTCTCCGCCGGGTCGAAGGGCTCGAGATAATGGATCGTGACCGGGAAACTGCCCTTGCGCGAGAGGATGCGCTTGAAGTTGTTCACGCCGCTTTCGTCACCGATCCAGCCGATTTCCTCGGCGACCGGGCCGTAGTCGATCACCACCGGCTGCACCATCACGCCCGGCGGCGGGGGCTCGAGCATTTTCAGCAGCGAGGTCTTGAACGGCAGCAGCGATTGCCCGTCGGTGGTCGTGCCTTCGGGGAAGATGGTGACGGACCAGTTGTCGGCCATCGCCTCGCGCACGGCGTTGATCTGGGCGGCGACGTTATTGCGCGCCTCGCGCTTGACGTAGACGGTGCGGTTGAGGCTGGCGAGCCAGCCGACCACGGGGGCTTTCTCCAGCTCCGCCTTGGCGACGAAGGCCGTGCCGCTGGCGCCCGCCTGTGCCAGGATATCCAGCCACGAAACGTGGTTGGAAAGGAACACCACGTCGCGCCGCAGTGCCGTCCCCTCGGTCTTCACCCGTGCCCCGCAGATGCGCGCGCCCCAGCGCAGGAACAGCATGGGGAAGGGCGAGCCATAGGCAAGGGTGCGATAGAGATAATGCAGCGGCACGCAGACCAGCAGCGCCAGGAGCAGCAGCAATGTGCGGGCAATCAGCCGCACCCAGCCGATCACGCCGATATTCGTGGGGACGCCCTCGGCAATGGCAGCACGTTCGGGCGACACGGGGCTGGCCTCAGCCCTTGTCCTCGCGCCCGATGCGTACGCCGTATAGCTCCATCCGGTGGTCCACCAGGCGATAGCCCAGCTTCTCGGCAATCTGCTTCTGCAGGGCTTCCAGCTCGGGGTCGACGAATTCGACGACCTTGCCGGTCTCGACGTCGATCAGGTGGTCGTGGTGCGCTTCCGGCGCGGCTTCGTAGCGGGCGCGACCGTCGCCGAAATCGTGGCGGTCGAGGATCCCTGCCTCTTCGAACAGGCGCACCGTGCGATAGACGGTGGCAATCGAGATCTTCGGATCGATCGCCGATGCCCGTTCGTGCAGCTTTTCCACGTCCGGGTGGTCCGTGCTTTCGGACAGCACCTTGGCGATGATGCGGCGCTGGTCGGTAATACGCAGGCCACGTTCGGCGCACAGGGCTTCAAGATCGATCGGTTGGTGCAAGGTTCATCCCGCTAAAATGAAAACGCCCCGTTGCCATAGTGGCACGGGGCGTTTCACTCAAGCATGGGCCTTGGGCCCTCTACAGCTTGTCAGCCCTTCCTGGACTTGACCTTCTGGCCGGGCTTGCGACCAAGGCCGATCTTCTTCGCCAGCTGGCGGCGCTTCTCGGCGTAGGCCGGGGCGACCATCGGGTAATCGGCGGGCAGGTTCCAGCGCTCGCGATATTCCTCCGGCGTCATGCCGTGGTCGGTCATCAGGTGGCGCTTGAGCATCTTCATCTTCTTGCCGTCTTCCAGGCAGACGATGTGATCGTTCTTCACCGATGCGCGCAGCGAAACGGCCGGTTCGGGCGCGGCTTCGACGACTTCATGCGAACCCAGGCCAGCCAGGGCGCCATAAACATTCTCGATCAGCGAAGGGAGGGTGTCTACGTCGACATTGTTGTTGGCGACGTGGGCGGTCACGATGTCAGCCGTCAGCGTGATCAGCATTTCATTCGTGCCGTTATCAGTATTGTCCATTTGTACCTCTGTGATGTGACCCAATATTATTGGAACCACCCTCGTTACTCGGAGCGGCTGGAAGGCCCATTGGCGCAAAGGCCCGGTCACTTCAAGTGGGAAGCATTCGGTTTCATCTGAAAGTACAAGCACTCTATCGCGCAAGTGATTACAAGGCGCGAATAATTGCGCTCTTCAGGCTATTTGCTTGGCAAAAGTAATGGCATCCAGAGGCCCGCCTACTGCGCCGCGGTAATAGCCCTTGCGAAATCCGATTTTTTCGAAGCCGGAGCCGCAATAAAGGTGTTCCGCCGTATTCCCGTCGCGCATCTCAAGAAACAGGCGCCTAACGCTGCGTGCACGAGCAGCATCAATGACTTCCTGCAACAATTGCTTGCCCACGCCCTTGCCGCGATAGGCCGGGCGCACGGCCAGCAGCAGGATTTCCTCTTCGTCGAGAACCTGCCGGGTCAGCGCGAAACCGCGCACGTCCTCGGCCGCGAATTCCGTTTGCGGGTCGATCCCGACGAGGGTGAAGTGCGTGCCGGGCAGTGTGAGGGAATCCGCCACCTGCCGGCGAGTCCAGGCCTCGCCGTAACGATCGTCGAAGGCTTCCTGCATCACCAGCATGATGGCATCGAGCGCGTCGGTCACTTGCGCACCGCCTGCGGCTTGGCATCTGGGCCGCGCCCGTAGATCGGGGTGAGGTCGGTGGTCAGCCGCGTTTCGTGCAGCAGGTGGGCGTGGTTGGCATCGGGCAGCAGTTCCAGCGCCAGCCTGTCGTCGCCCAGCAGTTCAGCCAGTTCCCGCGCCCGGTTGCCGGCGATGACCTTGTGCCGGGCAGCCTTGGCCGCCTCTGCCGGTTTCAGCGAGCGCACCTCGTCTTCCGGCTGCGCGTCGGCGCCGAAGTTCTGCAGGAAGAATTCGCCGTGGCCGCCGTTCATGCACACCGTCACGGCGCGCGGGGTCGGCTGCCAGCTGCGCGCGCGGACGAGTTCCAGCGTGGGATAGCCCAGCACCTCGGCACCCCAGGCCAGGCCCAGCGCGCGAGCGGCGGCGATGCCGATGCGCACACCGGTGAAGCTGCCGGGGCCGAGCGAAACCAGGATGCGGTCGGCGCGCCCCTTGTCCGGCAATTCGGCGATCATCGGCACCAGCCGCTCCGCATGGCCGCGGCCCAGCACCTCGAAACGGCCATCGACCAGGGTCGTGCCGTCGAACAGCGCCGCCGAGCACGCCTCGGTCGCGCAATCTATCGCCAGTGTTCTCACGCCCCCCGCCTAGCGCGTCAGGCGACCTGGTTGAAGCGCTCGAATTCCGGACGCGGGCTGCGCTCGAAGATGGAATCGCGGTCGCCATAGCCGATCGAGCACAGCCAGTCGGCGCGATAGCGCGGCTGATCGGCGAAGAAGGCCTTGGTCGTGGCGTCCTGGTCGAACCCTGACATCGGGCCGCAATCGAGCCCCAGCGAGCGCGCGGCGATCATCAGGTAGGCGCCCTGCAACACGGAGTTGCGGAAGGCGCTTTC is a genomic window of Aurantiacibacter sp. MUD11 containing:
- a CDS encoding lysophospholipid acyltransferase family protein, with amino-acid sequence MSPERAAIAEGVPTNIGVIGWVRLIARTLLLLLALLVCVPLHYLYRTLAYGSPFPMLFLRWGARICGARVKTEGTALRRDVVFLSNHVSWLDILAQAGASGTAFVAKAELEKAPVVGWLASLNRTVYVKREARNNVAAQINAVREAMADNWSVTIFPEGTTTDGQSLLPFKTSLLKMLEPPPPGVMVQPVVIDYGPVAEEIGWIGDESGVNNFKRILSRKGSFPVTIHYLEPFDPAENGNRKEISAKARAEIEEKLGECLGKPLRDYGLDVKPVRYTPKQQPDDPPT
- a CDS encoding GNAT family N-acetyltransferase, which gives rise to MTDALDAIMLVMQEAFDDRYGEAWTRRQVADSLTLPGTHFTLVGIDPQTEFAAEDVRGFALTRQVLDEEEILLLAVRPAYRGKGVGKQLLQEVIDAARARSVRRLFLEMRDGNTAEHLYCGSGFEKIGFRKGYYRGAVGGPLDAITFAKQIA
- a CDS encoding MucR family transcriptional regulator, which encodes MDNTDNGTNEMLITLTADIVTAHVANNNVDVDTLPSLIENVYGALAGLGSHEVVEAAPEPAVSLRASVKNDHIVCLEDGKKMKMLKRHLMTDHGMTPEEYRERWNLPADYPMVAPAYAEKRRQLAKKIGLGRKPGQKVKSRKG
- a CDS encoding Fur family transcriptional regulator, with amino-acid sequence MHQPIDLEALCAERGLRITDQRRIIAKVLSESTDHPDVEKLHERASAIDPKISIATVYRTVRLFEEAGILDRHDFGDGRARYEAAPEAHHDHLIDVETGKVVEFVDPELEALQKQIAEKLGYRLVDHRMELYGVRIGREDKG
- the miaB gene encoding tRNA (N6-isopentenyl adenosine(37)-C2)-methylthiotransferase MiaB; its protein translation is MKPSDTPKTYRVKSFGCQMNVYDGERMAELLDAKGIKPAADGEEADLVVLNTCHIREKATEKVYSDIGRLRKADGSKPLIAVAGCVAQAEGEEIMARAPAVGMVVGPQAYHRLPDMLDRAVKGERSTDTDMPEDAKFAALPKRRKVAPTAFLTVQEGCDKFCTYCVVPYTRGAEISRPFGELVDEAARLVDAGAREITLLGQNVNAWSGEDAKGRAVGLDGLVKELARLPDLKRIRYTTSHPNDMTDGLIAAHGEIDKLMPYLHLPVQSGSDRVLKAMNRSHTADSYLKLLDRFREVRPDIALSGDFIVGFPGETDAEFEETLQIVDAVRYAQAFSFKYSPRPGTPAASMDDQIAKEVMDERLQRLQAALNRDQLAFNEASVGKTCEVLVERKGKYPGQWLGKSPWLQSVFFEGDAQIGDLVRVELAEAGPNSLKGRVLESVSA
- the tsaB gene encoding tRNA (adenosine(37)-N6)-threonylcarbamoyltransferase complex dimerization subunit type 1 TsaB, yielding MRTLAIDCATEACSAALFDGTTLVDGRFEVLGRGHAERLVPMIAELPDKGRADRILVSLGPGSFTGVRIGIAAARALGLAWGAEVLGYPTLELVRARSWQPTPRAVTVCMNGGHGEFFLQNFGADAQPEDEVRSLKPAEAAKAARHKVIAGNRARELAELLGDDRLALELLPDANHAHLLHETRLTTDLTPIYGRGPDAKPQAVRK